The proteins below are encoded in one region of Myxococcales bacterium:
- a CDS encoding GNAT family N-acetyltransferase, which translates to MPSTKQPITAITTEASTLRIARLKRDGSESAVLKSWLAQLEHSSDRQLFAKWFRLPQLSIWIAAPLADLEPRALAVGRSTAEEYELYQLMTIDQYRRQGLASVLLGQMFDDLRKDGVKQLFLEVRADNHAAIKLYRSMGFELLQTRPAYYPDGADALNLGCDL; encoded by the coding sequence ATGCCGTCGACAAAACAGCCGATAACGGCAATAACGACTGAAGCTTCGACTTTACGCATCGCACGACTCAAGCGTGATGGTTCTGAATCGGCGGTGCTTAAGAGCTGGCTTGCGCAACTTGAGCATTCCAGCGATAGGCAACTCTTCGCGAAGTGGTTTAGGCTTCCGCAGCTTTCGATCTGGATAGCTGCTCCTCTTGCAGACCTTGAGCCGCGAGCTTTGGCGGTGGGTAGGTCTACCGCAGAGGAATACGAGCTCTATCAGTTGATGACAATTGATCAATACCGCCGCCAAGGGCTGGCTTCGGTGTTGCTCGGGCAGATGTTCGATGATTTGCGAAAAGATGGCGTCAAACAACTATTTCTTGAGGTGCGAGCCGACAACCATGCGGCGATCAAGCTCTATCGCTCCATGGGTTTTGAGCTGTTACAAACTCGCCCCGCCTACTATCCAGACGGAGCAGATGCGCTCAATTTGGGGTGCGATTTGTGA